Proteins from one Corallococcus exiguus genomic window:
- a CDS encoding PaaI family thioesterase, with protein sequence MICVAHSRSSHRSDGLARVGECTASSPLQVSPGEVFIELPLREDLTQQHGYLHAAIVDSACGYAAHSLMPVDAAVLTVEYNVNFLKPIATMLATMMAVSQRETSG encoded by the coding sequence ATGATCTGCGTCGCGCACTCGCGAAGCAGCCACCGGAGTGACGGCCTGGCGCGGGTTGGTGAATGCACGGCATCTTCGCCGCTCCAGGTGTCGCCGGGCGAGGTCTTCATCGAGCTGCCGCTCCGGGAGGACCTCACGCAGCAGCACGGCTATCTGCACGCGGCCATCGTCGACAGTGCCTGTGGCTACGCGGCGCACTCCCTGATGCCCGTGGACGCCGCCGTCCTGACGGTGGAGTACAACGTGAACTTCCTCAAGCCCATCGCGACCATGCTCGCGACGATGATGGCCGTGAGCCAGCGGGAGACCTCGGGGTGA
- a CDS encoding DoxX family membrane protein encodes MDATLSSSTPGVDATPKKKSFARFLPTAARVFMGLVFFVFGLNGFLEFIPMPKDLNPADPAVAFGIAMKATGFLFALVKGTETVVGLLLLANRFVPLALALIAPVIVNIFLTHAFLAPSGLGLAVMLLAAEIFLAWSYRAAYRPMLAMKVNPGS; translated from the coding sequence ATGGACGCCACCCTTTCCTCCTCCACCCCCGGGGTGGACGCCACCCCGAAGAAGAAGTCGTTCGCCCGCTTCCTGCCGACGGCGGCCCGCGTATTCATGGGGCTGGTGTTCTTCGTCTTCGGCCTGAACGGGTTCCTGGAGTTCATTCCCATGCCCAAGGACCTGAACCCGGCGGATCCGGCGGTGGCCTTTGGCATCGCGATGAAGGCGACGGGCTTCCTGTTCGCGCTGGTGAAGGGCACGGAGACGGTGGTGGGCCTGCTGCTGCTGGCCAACCGCTTCGTCCCGCTGGCGCTGGCGCTCATCGCCCCGGTCATCGTGAACATCTTCCTGACGCACGCCTTCCTCGCGCCGTCGGGCCTGGGCCTGGCCGTGATGCTCCTGGCGGCCGAAATCTTCCTGGCCTGGTCCTACCGGGCGGCGTACCGCCCGATGCTCGCCATGAAGGTCAACCCAGGCTCTTGA
- a CDS encoding TonB family protein, with protein sequence MLRIPKTAVVVLALALASGALAASGSPQLQTYFQGSVDSPTYQQQAFQRVAKAWKQPGPKGTPALGKKTIVQAVLDKDGKLISTAILTESGAKAWDAAALAAVKKAAPFPPMPKGTTTPTVEAHFHFAWVSSP encoded by the coding sequence ATGCTCCGCATCCCGAAAACCGCCGTGGTGGTGCTCGCGCTGGCCCTCGCTTCCGGGGCCCTGGCCGCGAGCGGCAGTCCCCAGCTCCAGACGTACTTCCAGGGCTCGGTGGACAGCCCCACCTACCAGCAGCAGGCCTTCCAGCGGGTGGCGAAGGCCTGGAAGCAGCCGGGCCCCAAGGGCACGCCGGCCCTGGGCAAGAAGACCATCGTCCAGGCCGTGCTCGACAAGGACGGCAAGCTGATCTCCACCGCCATCCTCACCGAATCCGGCGCCAAGGCCTGGGACGCCGCCGCGCTCGCCGCGGTGAAGAAGGCGGCGCCCTTCCCGCCCATGCCCAAGGGCACCACCACGCCCACGGTGGAGGCCCACTTCCACTTCGCGTGGGTCAGCTCACCTTGA
- a CDS encoding S28 family serine protease, whose protein sequence is MSRFFSRPAVLACALALGLQACGGSELPPESIAPSAPEVQAQSLTQDTAPDILAQLQAVPGLTVLQERPPSPSGARIFVLAYDQPADHLHPNGTRFQQRMTLVFRNAEAPMVLASTGYGISTSPGQTEPTFLLQGNQLQVEHRFFGPSIPQPANWRLLSIEQAAADHHRIVQAFKPLFPGKWISTGGSKGGMTSLYHRAFFPRDVDATVAYVAPNSYGTQDPRYVKFLSKLGTPACRESIRGFQREVLERRTETEPLFQATAAAYYGSTYDFLGVDKALEFSALEFAFAFWQYGDASLCDEIPPPGGSAQGLVDFLDYVVGLSYMSDGDLDYYAPYDFQAATQLGSYASDEAHLRGVLRYPRGYDPRALVPFDMRPYPFNPFVMPIVEGWVKAFGERILLVYGENDPWSTGAFSVSARNDSYRFYQPGGNHGSRITGLPEAEQAVALERLRSWAGLPTESAATLSLRARSAASADLPVTTGVVDRRRGPPRD, encoded by the coding sequence ATGTCACGTTTCTTCAGTCGTCCCGCGGTGCTGGCGTGCGCGCTGGCACTGGGGCTCCAGGCCTGCGGCGGCAGCGAGCTTCCCCCCGAGTCCATCGCCCCGAGCGCGCCCGAGGTCCAGGCGCAATCCCTGACACAGGACACGGCGCCGGACATCCTGGCGCAATTGCAGGCGGTCCCCGGCCTCACGGTGTTGCAGGAGCGGCCGCCCAGCCCGTCGGGCGCGCGCATCTTCGTGCTGGCCTATGACCAGCCGGCGGACCACCTGCACCCCAATGGCACGCGCTTCCAGCAGCGGATGACGCTGGTCTTCCGGAACGCGGAGGCGCCCATGGTGCTGGCCAGCACGGGCTACGGCATCAGCACGTCCCCCGGCCAGACGGAGCCCACCTTCCTGCTGCAGGGCAACCAGCTGCAGGTGGAGCACCGCTTCTTCGGGCCCTCCATTCCGCAGCCCGCGAACTGGCGGCTGCTCAGCATCGAGCAGGCGGCGGCGGACCACCACCGCATCGTCCAGGCGTTCAAGCCGCTCTTCCCGGGCAAGTGGATCAGCACCGGCGGCAGCAAGGGCGGCATGACGTCGCTCTATCACCGGGCGTTCTTCCCGCGAGACGTGGATGCCACGGTGGCCTACGTGGCGCCCAACAGCTACGGCACGCAGGACCCGCGCTACGTGAAGTTCCTGAGCAAGCTGGGCACGCCCGCGTGCCGCGAGAGCATCCGCGGCTTCCAGCGTGAAGTGCTGGAGCGGCGCACGGAGACGGAGCCGCTCTTCCAGGCGACGGCCGCGGCGTACTACGGCAGCACCTACGACTTCCTGGGCGTGGACAAGGCGCTGGAGTTCAGCGCCCTCGAGTTCGCCTTCGCCTTCTGGCAGTACGGCGACGCGTCGCTGTGTGACGAGATTCCCCCGCCGGGAGGCTCCGCGCAGGGGCTGGTGGACTTCCTGGATTATGTGGTCGGCCTCTCGTACATGAGCGACGGGGACCTGGACTACTACGCGCCCTACGACTTCCAGGCCGCCACGCAGCTGGGCAGCTACGCGTCCGACGAGGCCCACCTGCGCGGCGTCCTGCGCTATCCCCGGGGCTACGACCCGCGGGCGCTCGTGCCCTTCGACATGCGGCCGTACCCCTTCAACCCCTTCGTGATGCCCATCGTAGAGGGCTGGGTGAAGGCGTTCGGCGAGCGCATCCTGCTCGTCTACGGAGAGAACGACCCCTGGTCCACGGGCGCGTTCAGCGTGAGCGCGCGCAATGACTCCTACCGGTTCTACCAGCCGGGCGGCAACCACGGCTCCCGCATCACGGGCCTGCCGGAGGCGGAGCAGGCCGTGGCGCTGGAGCGGCTGCGGAGCTGGGCGGGGCTGCCCACGGAGAGCGCCGCCACCCTGAGCCTGCGGGCCCGGAGCGCGGCGTCCGCGGACCTGCCCGTCACCACGGGCGTGGTGGACCGCCGCCGCGGCCCGCCGCGCGACTGA
- a CDS encoding NAD(P)-dependent alcohol dehydrogenase has translation MISARGYAAPDASSPLAPFPFERREPGPRDVQLDVLYCGVCHTDLHMARNDWGFSAYPLVPGHEIVGRVVRVGSEVTKFRPGDLAGVGTMVDSCRACTDCRDGYEQYCKVQGVLTYGSREKDGKGITQGGYSDRLVVDEHFALKVPANLDPAAVAPLLCAGITTYSPLRHWKVGPGQKVGVVGLGGLGHLGVKFALALGAHVTVFSHTDRKKQDALRMGAHEVVVSSRPEEMAAKANSLDFILDTVSAAHDVNAYLELLRRDGHLVLVGFPARPLEVAPVSLLSRRASFSGSGTGGLPETQAMLDFCGEHGIVSDIELIPIQGINEAFTRLEKGDVKYRFVIDLKSLG, from the coding sequence ATGATTTCCGCTCGCGGTTACGCGGCCCCGGATGCCTCTTCCCCTCTTGCCCCCTTCCCCTTCGAGCGCCGCGAGCCCGGCCCGCGCGACGTGCAGCTGGACGTCCTCTACTGCGGCGTCTGCCATACGGACCTGCACATGGCCCGGAACGACTGGGGCTTCTCGGCCTACCCGCTGGTGCCGGGGCACGAAATCGTGGGCCGCGTCGTCCGCGTGGGCAGCGAGGTGACGAAGTTCCGCCCGGGAGACCTGGCGGGCGTGGGCACGATGGTGGACTCGTGCCGCGCCTGCACGGACTGCCGGGACGGGTACGAGCAGTACTGCAAGGTCCAGGGCGTCCTGACCTATGGCAGCCGGGAGAAGGACGGGAAGGGCATCACGCAGGGCGGGTATTCGGACCGGCTCGTGGTGGACGAGCACTTCGCGCTGAAGGTGCCCGCGAACCTGGACCCCGCGGCGGTGGCGCCGCTGCTCTGCGCGGGCATCACCACGTACTCACCGCTGCGGCACTGGAAGGTGGGGCCGGGGCAGAAGGTGGGCGTGGTGGGGCTGGGCGGGCTGGGGCACCTGGGCGTGAAGTTCGCGCTCGCGCTGGGCGCGCACGTGACCGTCTTCAGCCACACGGACCGCAAGAAGCAGGATGCGCTGCGGATGGGCGCCCACGAAGTGGTCGTGTCATCGAGGCCGGAGGAGATGGCGGCGAAGGCGAACAGCCTCGACTTCATCCTCGACACCGTCTCCGCGGCCCACGACGTCAACGCCTACCTGGAGCTGCTGCGGCGCGACGGGCACCTGGTGCTGGTGGGCTTCCCGGCCCGGCCGCTGGAGGTGGCCCCCGTCTCGCTCCTCTCCCGGCGCGCGAGCTTCTCCGGCTCCGGCACCGGCGGCCTGCCGGAGACGCAGGCCATGCTCGACTTCTGCGGCGAGCACGGCATCGTCTCCGACATCGAACTGATTCCCATTCAAGGCATCAACGAAGCGTTCACGCGGCTGGAGAAGGGCGACGTGAAGTACCGCTTCGTCATCGACCTCAAGAGCCTGGGTTGA
- a CDS encoding SDR family oxidoreductase, which translates to MRVFVTGASGFIGSAVVPELLGAGHQVVGLARSDASARALEAAGAEVHRGSLDDPDSLRAGAAKADGVIHLAFIHDFSNYEASMRADTRAIEAMGAELQGSQRPLVIASGIFGLAKGRASVETDPAASQGRGLSEDVMIALAARGVRSSIVRLPPSVHGKGDHGFVPHLITSARRNGMAVYVGDGAHRWSSVHRFDAARLFRLALERAPAGSRLHAVADEGVPTREIASVIGRRLGVPVVSKAPEEAGNFLGVLGMFFGRDATASSALTREQLGWRPVEPGLLADLDDDHYFAADTGALMK; encoded by the coding sequence ATGCGCGTATTCGTGACGGGTGCGTCTGGTTTCATCGGCTCGGCGGTCGTCCCTGAACTCCTGGGGGCGGGGCATCAGGTGGTGGGCCTTGCCCGCTCGGACGCTTCGGCCCGAGCCCTGGAGGCGGCGGGGGCGGAGGTGCATCGCGGTTCGCTGGACGACCCGGACAGCCTGCGCGCGGGAGCGGCGAAGGCGGACGGCGTCATCCACCTGGCGTTCATCCACGACTTCTCCAACTACGAGGCTTCCATGCGCGCCGACACGCGCGCGATCGAGGCGATGGGCGCGGAGCTCCAGGGCTCCCAGCGGCCCCTCGTCATTGCCTCGGGGATATTTGGCCTCGCGAAGGGGCGTGCCTCCGTGGAGACCGACCCGGCGGCCTCGCAGGGGCGCGGCCTGTCGGAGGATGTGATGATCGCGCTGGCGGCGCGCGGCGTGCGCTCGTCCATCGTGCGGCTTCCGCCGTCGGTCCACGGCAAGGGGGACCATGGCTTCGTGCCGCATCTCATCACCTCCGCGCGCCGGAATGGCATGGCCGTCTACGTCGGGGATGGGGCGCACCGTTGGTCCTCCGTGCACCGGTTCGACGCGGCCCGGCTCTTCCGGCTCGCGCTGGAGCGAGCCCCCGCGGGTTCCAGGCTCCACGCCGTCGCTGACGAGGGCGTGCCCACCCGGGAGATCGCGAGCGTCATCGGCCGCCGGTTGGGGGTGCCGGTCGTCTCGAAGGCGCCAGAAGAGGCGGGCAACTTCCTGGGGGTCCTGGGCATGTTCTTCGGGCGCGATGCCACCGCGTCGAGCGCCCTCACGCGCGAACAGCTCGGCTGGCGTCCCGTCGAGCCCGGGCTCCTGGCCGACCTGGACGACGACCACTACTTCGCGGCGGACACTGGCGCGCTGATGAAGTGA
- a CDS encoding DUF2378 family protein: MPTTPERLVFQQSFEGLIRALGDHLDEPCARQLRDAGIDPRGKLAVAYPLEVWVESLKLASSVLAPAATLDDGAEVVGRRFLEGYGSTLIGSALLAGVRLLGPHRMLERMTRNLRTGTNYLEARLEQTGPTRYVLTCRPVVIAGFYRGLFSAGLEMSGAHGASVVLMRAAGDAAVYDLSWQPEKGVGKPPEAKPLPPRGPQPRS; the protein is encoded by the coding sequence ATGCCGACGACCCCCGAACGCCTTGTCTTCCAGCAGAGCTTCGAAGGGCTGATTCGCGCCCTGGGTGACCACCTGGACGAGCCCTGCGCGCGGCAGCTGCGCGACGCCGGCATCGACCCTCGCGGGAAGCTGGCGGTGGCCTATCCCCTGGAGGTGTGGGTGGAGTCGCTGAAGCTGGCGTCGTCCGTGCTCGCGCCCGCGGCCACGCTGGACGACGGCGCGGAGGTGGTGGGCCGGCGCTTCCTGGAGGGCTACGGGTCCACGCTCATTGGCAGCGCGCTCCTGGCGGGCGTGCGGCTGTTGGGGCCGCACCGGATGCTGGAGCGGATGACGCGCAACCTGCGCACGGGCACCAACTACCTGGAGGCGCGGCTGGAGCAGACGGGGCCCACGCGCTACGTGCTCACCTGCCGCCCGGTGGTGATCGCCGGCTTCTACCGGGGCCTCTTCTCCGCCGGCCTGGAGATGAGCGGCGCGCATGGCGCCTCCGTGGTGCTGATGAGGGCCGCGGGCGACGCGGCCGTGTACGACCTGTCCTGGCAGCCGGAGAAGGGCGTGGGCAAGCCCCCCGAAGCGAAGCCCCTCCCCCCCCGAGGCCCCCAGCCGAGGAGCTGA
- a CDS encoding zinc-dependent alcohol dehydrogenase family protein, which translates to MNVYEIRGAFGLDNLVRAERPDPVPGPFQVRVRVKATSLNSRDLMMVEGRYNPRQKLPLVPNSDGAGVVDAVGPGVTRVKPGDRVMTLFAQGWQAGEPTKAITATTLGGPLDGALADTMLLHEDGVVLTPAYLTDEEAATLPCAAVTAWSALVTQGALKAGDTVLVQGTGGVSIFALQIARLFGAHVIATSSRDDKLERALKLGAQEGINYVTTPDWEKAARTLTGGVGVDHVVEVGGSGTFEKSLKALRVGGTVSVIGVLSGGAGSVSLVPILMQNLRVQGVFVGHRQSFEALTRAFTLHDVHPVVDRVFPFAEARAAFEHMKQGAHFGKIVIKVS; encoded by the coding sequence ATGAACGTCTACGAGATTCGCGGTGCCTTCGGTCTGGACAACCTGGTGCGCGCGGAGCGGCCGGACCCCGTGCCTGGACCCTTCCAGGTGCGCGTGCGCGTGAAGGCCACGAGCCTCAACTCGCGCGACCTGATGATGGTGGAGGGCCGCTACAACCCTCGCCAGAAGCTGCCGCTGGTGCCCAACTCAGATGGCGCGGGCGTGGTGGACGCGGTGGGGCCGGGCGTCACCCGCGTGAAGCCAGGCGACCGGGTGATGACGCTGTTCGCGCAGGGCTGGCAGGCCGGTGAGCCGACGAAGGCCATCACCGCCACCACGCTGGGCGGGCCGCTGGATGGCGCGCTCGCGGACACGATGCTCCTGCACGAGGACGGCGTGGTGCTCACGCCCGCGTACCTCACCGACGAGGAGGCCGCCACGCTGCCGTGCGCGGCGGTGACCGCGTGGAGCGCGCTCGTCACTCAAGGTGCGCTCAAGGCCGGGGACACGGTGCTGGTCCAGGGCACGGGCGGCGTGTCCATCTTCGCGCTGCAGATTGCCCGGCTGTTCGGCGCGCACGTCATCGCCACGTCCAGCCGCGACGACAAGCTGGAGCGGGCCCTGAAGCTGGGCGCGCAGGAGGGCATCAACTACGTCACCACCCCGGACTGGGAGAAGGCGGCGCGCACGCTCACCGGAGGCGTGGGCGTGGACCACGTGGTGGAGGTGGGCGGCTCGGGGACGTTCGAGAAGTCACTCAAGGCGCTGCGCGTGGGCGGCACCGTGTCCGTCATCGGCGTGCTGTCCGGCGGGGCGGGCTCCGTGTCCCTGGTCCCCATCCTGATGCAGAACCTGCGCGTGCAGGGCGTGTTCGTGGGCCACCGTCAGTCCTTCGAGGCGCTGACGCGCGCGTTCACGCTCCATGACGTCCACCCGGTGGTGGACCGCGTGTTCCCCTTCGCGGAAGCGCGCGCCGCCTTCGAGCACATGAAGCAGGGCGCGCACTTCGGGAAGATTGTCATCAAGGTGAGCTGA
- a CDS encoding sigma 54-interacting transcriptional regulator, whose product MPHDPLADVSTAAMKERGGSRVAPRAVPALTVVSHPVPRRVGERLLLDAVVAGRTLALSRNAPDFAKPGSSLGLPLADPFVSRKPLELSALPDGGVRLTVPEDGTHVVAAGVLLQGARDFGPAELMDGVALELSGRVVLLLHTVELDGEGMADTPGMVGESAGLRRLRKHIERVADLDVSVLIRGETGTGKELVAQAIHRLSPRREERFVSVNLGAIPKELAAAELFGSRKGAYSGATQDREGFFRAAHGGTLFLDEVGEAPPEVQVMLLRVLETGELYPVGASQPVTVDVRLIAATDAHLEDQIRDGRFKAPLLHRLAGYDLRVPALRERREDVGRLFFHFAREELAALGEAARLDTEDPHAEPWLPAALASRLVRAAWPGNIRQLRNLTRQLVIGSRGQARLQVDPQLDEALGAAASGAVAPARDPAAMPAGAPEAREVAVPRRKPSQVTEAELLAALRASAWDLKATADALGIPRPSVYDLIERSPNLRTAGDLGADEITRCFEACGGDLDAMVRTLEVSKRALGRRLKELGLTAKGT is encoded by the coding sequence ATGCCGCACGACCCCCTCGCCGATGTCTCCACGGCCGCGATGAAGGAGCGCGGAGGCTCGCGGGTGGCTCCCCGCGCCGTGCCCGCGCTGACGGTGGTGTCCCATCCGGTGCCCCGGCGCGTGGGGGAGCGGCTGCTGTTGGACGCGGTGGTGGCGGGGCGGACCCTGGCCCTGTCTCGCAACGCGCCGGACTTCGCGAAGCCGGGCAGCTCGCTGGGGCTGCCGCTGGCGGATCCGTTCGTGAGCCGCAAGCCGCTGGAGCTCTCCGCTCTGCCGGATGGGGGCGTACGCCTGACGGTGCCGGAGGATGGCACGCACGTGGTCGCGGCGGGCGTGCTGCTCCAGGGCGCGAGGGACTTCGGGCCGGCGGAGTTGATGGACGGAGTGGCGCTGGAGCTGTCGGGCCGCGTGGTGCTGCTGCTGCACACGGTGGAGCTGGACGGCGAGGGCATGGCGGACACGCCTGGCATGGTGGGCGAGAGCGCGGGCCTGCGTCGGCTGCGCAAGCACATCGAGCGGGTGGCGGACCTGGACGTGTCGGTGCTCATCCGGGGCGAGACGGGCACGGGCAAGGAGCTGGTGGCGCAGGCCATCCACCGGCTGTCACCGCGCCGGGAGGAGCGCTTCGTCAGCGTCAACCTGGGAGCCATCCCCAAGGAGCTGGCGGCGGCGGAGCTGTTCGGTTCGCGCAAGGGCGCGTACTCCGGAGCCACCCAGGACCGCGAGGGCTTCTTCCGCGCCGCGCACGGGGGCACGCTGTTCCTGGACGAGGTGGGCGAGGCGCCGCCGGAAGTGCAGGTGATGCTCCTGCGCGTGTTGGAGACGGGGGAGCTGTACCCCGTGGGCGCCAGCCAGCCGGTGACGGTCGACGTGCGGCTCATCGCCGCGACGGACGCGCACCTGGAGGATCAGATCCGCGACGGGCGCTTCAAGGCGCCGTTGCTGCACCGGTTGGCGGGCTACGACCTGCGCGTCCCCGCCCTGCGCGAGCGGCGCGAGGACGTGGGCCGGTTGTTCTTCCACTTCGCGCGCGAGGAGCTGGCGGCGCTGGGAGAGGCGGCGCGGCTGGACACGGAGGATCCGCACGCGGAGCCGTGGCTGCCCGCGGCGCTGGCGTCGCGGCTGGTGCGGGCGGCGTGGCCGGGGAACATCCGGCAGCTTCGCAACCTCACGCGGCAGCTGGTCATTGGAAGCCGGGGGCAGGCGCGGCTGCAGGTGGATCCACAGCTGGACGAAGCGCTGGGCGCTGCGGCCTCCGGTGCCGTGGCACCTGCTCGGGATCCGGCGGCGATGCCCGCGGGGGCTCCGGAGGCGCGCGAGGTGGCGGTGCCCCGGCGCAAGCCGTCGCAGGTGACGGAGGCGGAGCTGCTGGCCGCGCTGCGGGCGAGCGCGTGGGACCTGAAGGCCACGGCGGACGCGTTGGGCATTCCGCGCCCGTCCGTCTACGACCTCATCGAGCGCAGCCCGAACCTGCGCACCGCCGGGGACCTGGGCGCGGACGAAATCACCCGCTGCTTCGAGGCCTGCGGCGGCGACCTGGACGCGATGGTGCGCACGCTGGAGGTGTCGAAGCGCGCGCTGGGGCGGCGGCTGAAGGAGCTGGGGCTTACGGCGAAGGGGACGTGA
- a CDS encoding LysR family transcriptional regulator: MATTPLNALNAFLAVGRRRSFAAAAIELGISPSALSQQVRQLESRLGVPLLTRTTRSVALTDAGQRLLERAGPSVAQALEALETATASAGEVTGRVRLSVPTISLSTVVTPILLRFAQRHPQVEVELRIEDRFVDIVAEGLDAGIRPFEAVERDMVQVRLSKRFRYVVVGSPAYLKRKGTPQRPEDLLEHDCVNILLPTTGAKYAWELERGKKTWRIPVRGPVLATNEEVLVAMAEAGLALMYAFEPTIVPRLKRGTLKLVLEPYAAWMEGLFLYFPSRAQVSPAFRAFLDVAREVTAERP; this comes from the coding sequence ATGGCCACCACGCCCCTCAATGCCCTGAACGCCTTCCTCGCCGTGGGACGCCGGCGCAGCTTCGCGGCGGCGGCCATCGAGCTGGGCATCTCCCCGTCCGCGCTGAGCCAGCAGGTGCGCCAGCTGGAATCACGGCTGGGCGTGCCGCTGCTGACCCGCACGACGCGGAGCGTGGCGCTGACGGACGCGGGCCAGCGGCTGCTGGAGCGCGCCGGTCCTTCCGTGGCGCAGGCCCTGGAGGCGCTGGAGACCGCCACGGCCAGCGCGGGCGAGGTCACGGGCCGCGTGCGGCTGTCCGTGCCCACCATCTCCCTGTCCACGGTGGTGACGCCCATCCTGCTGCGCTTCGCCCAGCGCCATCCCCAGGTGGAGGTGGAGCTGCGCATCGAGGACCGCTTCGTGGACATCGTCGCGGAGGGCCTGGACGCGGGCATCCGCCCGTTCGAGGCCGTCGAGCGGGACATGGTGCAGGTGCGTCTGTCCAAGCGGTTCCGCTACGTGGTGGTGGGCTCGCCCGCGTACCTCAAGCGCAAGGGCACGCCCCAGCGCCCGGAGGACCTGCTGGAACACGACTGCGTGAACATCCTCCTGCCGACCACCGGCGCGAAGTACGCGTGGGAGTTGGAGCGCGGCAAGAAGACCTGGCGCATCCCCGTGCGCGGCCCCGTGCTCGCCACCAACGAGGAGGTGCTGGTGGCGATGGCGGAGGCGGGCCTGGCGCTCATGTATGCCTTTGAGCCCACCATCGTGCCGCGCTTGAAGCGCGGCACCCTGAAGCTGGTCCTGGAACCCTACGCGGCGTGGATGGAGGGGTTGTTCCTCTACTTCCCCAGCCGCGCCCAGGTGTCCCCCGCGTTCCGCGCCTTCCTGGACGTGGCCCGCGAGGTGACGGCCGAACGGCCCTGA
- a CDS encoding TetR/AcrR family transcriptional regulator: MGRWEPNARDRLAQAAITLFLEYGYDRTTVEEIAARAGLTERTFFRYFTDKKEVLFGGSEALHERIVSTIAEAPQETAPLDTVAAALESMAPFFKDRRDHARARQALLAAHAELRERELIKLASLASAAADALRKRGVTEPTASLAAEAGIAVFKVAFERWLEDPKAQDLSRHIQLGLEELRAVTASTSTTVTPAAPPRQPARPARARKP, encoded by the coding sequence ATGGGCCGCTGGGAACCCAACGCACGAGACCGGCTGGCACAGGCCGCGATAACCCTGTTCCTGGAGTACGGGTACGACCGGACGACGGTGGAGGAGATCGCCGCGCGCGCGGGGCTCACCGAGCGGACGTTCTTCCGCTACTTCACCGACAAGAAGGAGGTCCTGTTCGGGGGCTCGGAAGCGCTCCACGAACGCATCGTCTCCACCATCGCGGAGGCGCCCCAGGAGACCGCGCCGCTCGATACGGTCGCCGCCGCCCTCGAGTCCATGGCTCCCTTCTTCAAGGACCGCCGTGACCATGCCCGGGCGCGCCAGGCACTCCTCGCCGCGCACGCGGAGCTGCGGGAGCGCGAGCTGATCAAGCTGGCCTCTCTCGCCTCGGCTGCCGCGGACGCGCTTCGAAAGCGCGGCGTCACCGAGCCCACCGCGAGCCTGGCCGCCGAGGCCGGCATCGCCGTCTTCAAGGTCGCGTTCGAGCGCTGGCTCGAGGACCCGAAGGCGCAGGACCTCTCACGGCACATCCAGCTCGGCCTCGAAGAGCTCCGGGCCGTCACCGCGAGCACCAGCACCACCGTGACGCCAGCCGCGCCGCCACGGCAGCCCGCCAGGCCGGCCAGGGCCCGCAAGCCCTGA
- a CDS encoding DUF2306 domain-containing protein → MANPLSLLGIIHTLVSVPPIVFGVWAFVRDGRIDPGTRVGKAYVASMVTSVVTSFGLSSTGGFNPGHALGLIALLLMAVGAAAPGLGVFGRATEYVRTLTYSASFMVLLVPGINETLTRLPADKPLADSPQSPLVQAALATLLGLFLCGATYQVLRLRARTYGHVGGVPNR, encoded by the coding sequence ATGGCGAACCCCCTGTCCCTCCTGGGCATCATCCACACGCTCGTGAGCGTGCCTCCCATCGTCTTCGGCGTCTGGGCCTTCGTGCGCGACGGGCGCATCGACCCGGGGACGCGTGTCGGCAAGGCGTACGTCGCCAGCATGGTGACGTCGGTGGTGACGTCGTTCGGCCTGTCCAGCACGGGCGGCTTCAACCCGGGCCACGCGCTGGGGCTCATCGCGCTGCTGCTCATGGCGGTGGGCGCGGCGGCGCCAGGCCTGGGCGTGTTCGGCCGCGCCACGGAGTACGTGCGGACCCTCACGTACTCCGCCAGCTTCATGGTGCTGCTGGTGCCGGGTATCAACGAGACGCTGACCCGGCTGCCCGCCGACAAGCCCCTGGCCGACAGCCCGCAGTCCCCCCTGGTGCAGGCCGCCCTGGCGACGCTGCTGGGCCTGTTCCTCTGCGGCGCCACGTACCAGGTGCTGCGGCTGCGCGCTCGGACGTACGGCCATGTAGGCGGAGTGCCGAACCGCTGA